TTACACGTAAAGTTGCCACGACTAAAATCCATACAAGTGAAAACGGAATTAACACTTTCCAACCAAACTTCATAAATTGGTCATACCGAAGTCGTGGCAGAGTTCCTCGTAGCCACACAAATACGAAGAAGAAAGCTAGTACCTTCACAAAGAACCAAACTAAAGTAAACCAACCACCAAGCCATTGTTCAGTGAATCCAAGACCAGGAAGTGCTCTATATCCACCAAGGAATAAGGTCGTTGCAAGTGCTGAAACTGCAATGATATTTACATATTCAGATAAGAAAAATAGTGCGAACTTAAGGGATGAGTATTCGGTATGGAATCCACCAACTAATTCACCTTCTGCTTCTGCCAAATCGAAAGGTGCGCGATTTGTTTCTCCAACCATTGAAATTGCATAAATAACAAATGATGGGAATAAAACAACTGCATACCACCACTGATCTTGCGCGGCGACAATTTCTGAGGTTGACATTGATCCGGCATAAATAAACACCGCAACAAGTGATAGACCCATTGCAACTTCATATGAAATAACTTGAGCTGAAGAGCGAAGCCCACCTAATAATGGATAGGTAGATCCAGATGACCAACCTGCCAACACAATTCCATAAACTCCAACTGAAGCAATCGCTAGTACATAAAGCACGCCAACTGATAGATCTGTTAATTGCATGGCAGTTTGTTGGCCAAAGAAGTTAACAGGACCTGTCATTGGAATTACAGCAAATGCCATGAAACATGCAGTTGTGCTAATAATTGGCGCAATGACAAACACAATTCGATCAGCAGCCTTTGGAATTAAATCTTCTTTCAAGGCTAGCTTTACGCCATCGACTAAAGCTTGCAGTAAACCAAACTTACCTACTCTGTTAGGTCCACTTCGCTGTTGCATTCTTGCAACAATTCTTCGCTCGCCCCAAACAGACATAATGGTTAGAAAAACGCATGCAGCAAAAATAATTAATCCCTTAAGTGCAATTATCCAACCTGGGTCTTGGCTAATTAACTGTGCATTAGTCATGCTTTAGCCACCTTAACAATTGAATTACTTACTACTCCTAAATTTCTAATCAGCTGGCTGTTTACTGAGTTTCTTGGTACCCAGACTGTCGATTCTTCAATATCTGCAATTACACAAGGCAACGTTACTGCGCCATAATTATTTGAAACTCTGACTAAATCATTTTCTTTAACTCCAAGAGAATTAGCTCGAGACTTGCTAATTACAACAATTGAACCGCGAGCAGTTCCAGCTAAGTTCTCTTCGCCATCCTGCAAAGAACCCTTATCTAACAAGTTTCGCCAAGAAGAGAGTACTGCTTCATCAGAGTTAACAGATTTAGTGGAAATCGCTGCAGCCGACTTCATCTCTGGCTTAGCTCCATCCCAACTTCCTAACGACTCTAATTCAACTCTTGCAGACTTTACGGTTGGCAGATTTATTGATTTACCCATCTCATCAGCTAGCATCGAAAGAATTCTTACATCGCTACGATTAAGTGATTGTTCTACTGCAGCTTCGAAATTTCTAACCTTTCCTTGCCAGTCCATAAATGAACCACTCTTTTCAACAACTGCTGCAACTGGTAGCACCACTGATGCAATTTCAGTGATGTCACTCTGGCGAATTTCTAGTGAAACGACAAACTTCTTTGAAAGCTTCAACTTTGCATCAGGTGAAATATCCATTGGATCAACGCCGCCTATTACAACTGCTTGCAAATCTGAATTAATAATTTCCTGTGTATTCAACCCTGTTGCAGTTGGAAGTGAATTAACTGCCCATGCAGTTGCGATATCAACTCTTGCAGCAGCTTCACTAACTAATCGATTACCTGGTAATGAATTTGGCATAGCTCCTGCTGCAATGGCGCCACGTTCACCAGCACGTCTAGGTACCCAACCTAATTTTGCACCGCTGTCTTTTACCAATTTTGCAACAGCAGAAAGTGCACCCTGGGTTTCAGCAGCTCGCTCTCCGACTAATACAACTGACTTACCTGTTAAACCAGTAATTGAATTTATTGCTGCGACTTCATTTCCTGGCGCAGTTTTAATCAAATTAGCATTTAATTTTTCACTACCTCTGCTTGCTAGGGATGCTATTGAAGTTACTTTAATAGCCCGCTTATGAACTTGCTTGTAAATTCTTAAAAATACAATTGGAGATTCATCTTCTGGCTCAAAATTAATCAACACAACATGATCAGCATTATCAATATCTTTATATGTTGCATTTGTTGCAACAGCGCTTAAGAAATCCATCTCTTCATCACTATGTAAGCGGGAACGAAAATCTATATTGTTTGTTCCAAGAGTTATTCGAGCAAATTTACTATAACCATAAGCATCTTCAACGGTTGCTCTTCCGCCAACTAATACGCCAGCACGTGCATCTTTTAATCCTGCTGCAGCAGCAGCTAAAGCGTCTGGCCAAGATGCCTCTTGCAATTGTCCATTGGAATCTCTAATCAATGGAGTTGTAATTCTATTTTTTGCTACCTCATACTTGAAAGCCCAGCGACCTTTATCGCAATTCCACTCTTCATTTACTGTCGCATCTTCACCGGCTAGTCGACGTAGTGTTTTTCCTCGTCTTACATCGGTTCGCATCGCACATCCTGATGCACAGTGTTCGCATGCAGAATCTGTAGAAACTAAATCAAATGGTCTAGCCCTGAATCGGTATGAAGTTCCAGTTAACGCACCCACTGGGCAAATCTGTACCGTATTTCCAGAGTAGTAAGAATCAAATGGTTCATCTTCATAAATGCCAACTTGTTGTAGTGCGCCTCGTTCATTTAATGTAATAAATGGATCACCAGCAATTTGTTCTGAAAATCTAGTACATCGTGCGCAAAGTACACATCGCTCACGATCTAACAAAACCTGAGATGATATCGCAACAGGTTTTTCAAATGTTCGCTTTACTCCTTCAAATCTTGATTCACTACGTCCATTAGACATCGCCTGATTTTGTAAAGGACACTCTCCGCCTTTATCGCAGACTGGGCAATCAAGTGG
The Candidatus Nanopelagicus limnes DNA segment above includes these coding regions:
- the nuoH gene encoding NADH-quinone oxidoreductase subunit NuoH, encoding MTNAQLISQDPGWIIALKGLIIFAACVFLTIMSVWGERRIVARMQQRSGPNRVGKFGLLQALVDGVKLALKEDLIPKAADRIVFVIAPIISTTACFMAFAVIPMTGPVNFFGQQTAMQLTDLSVGVLYVLAIASVGVYGIVLAGWSSGSTYPLLGGLRSSAQVISYEVAMGLSLVAVFIYAGSMSTSEIVAAQDQWWYAVVLFPSFVIYAISMVGETNRAPFDLAEAEGELVGGFHTEYSSLKFALFFLSEYVNIIAVSALATTLFLGGYRALPGLGFTEQWLGGWFTLVWFFVKVLAFFFVFVWLRGTLPRLRYDQFMKFGWKVLIPFSLVWILVVATLRVMSQQNAPQALIFAFVFTVALLYLAVTSLIDRQKTKLAEAAKIIDTTQPSFPVPAIPTSRAEQLNG
- a CDS encoding NADH-quinone oxidoreductase subunit G; its protein translation is MSIQELSTEQAVEMITCVIDGFEVTVPKGTLVIRAAEKLGIQIPRFCDHPLLAPAGACRQCLVDIEINGRAFPKPQASCTIPVENGMVVKTQLTSPVADKAQKGVMELLLINHPLDCPVCDKGGECPLQNQAMSNGRSESRFEGVKRTFEKPVAISSQVLLDRERCVLCARCTRFSEQIAGDPFITLNERGALQQVGIYEDEPFDSYYSGNTVQICPVGALTGTSYRFRARPFDLVSTDSACEHCASGCAMRTDVRRGKTLRRLAGEDATVNEEWNCDKGRWAFKYEVAKNRITTPLIRDSNGQLQEASWPDALAAAAAGLKDARAGVLVGGRATVEDAYGYSKFARITLGTNNIDFRSRLHSDEEMDFLSAVATNATYKDIDNADHVVLINFEPEDESPIVFLRIYKQVHKRAIKVTSIASLASRGSEKLNANLIKTAPGNEVAAINSITGLTGKSVVLVGERAAETQGALSAVAKLVKDSGAKLGWVPRRAGERGAIAAGAMPNSLPGNRLVSEAAARVDIATAWAVNSLPTATGLNTQEIINSDLQAVVIGGVDPMDISPDAKLKLSKKFVVSLEIRQSDITEIASVVLPVAAVVEKSGSFMDWQGKVRNFEAAVEQSLNRSDVRILSMLADEMGKSINLPTVKSARVELESLGSWDGAKPEMKSAAAISTKSVNSDEAVLSSWRNLLDKGSLQDGEENLAGTARGSIVVISKSRANSLGVKENDLVRVSNNYGAVTLPCVIADIEESTVWVPRNSVNSQLIRNLGVVSNSIVKVAKA